One segment of Enterobacter ludwigii DNA contains the following:
- a CDS encoding DUF1161 domain-containing protein, protein MKRLPWITALLLMSASTAALAAPDSCERVKSDIQQKIINNGVPESGFTLNIVPNDQADQPDAQVVGHCANDTFKILYTRTGSGAASGMQDNGQGEPQ, encoded by the coding sequence ATGAAACGGTTACCCTGGATTACCGCCCTGCTGTTAATGAGCGCTTCTACAGCGGCTCTGGCTGCCCCGGATTCCTGCGAGCGCGTAAAAAGCGATATTCAGCAGAAAATCATCAATAACGGCGTGCCCGAGTCCGGCTTTACGTTAAATATTGTGCCAAACGATCAGGCTGACCAGCCGGATGCACAGGTAGTCGGTCATTGTGCGAACGATACTTTTAAAATTCTCTATACCCGCACCGGTAGCGGTGCCGCATCAGGGATGCAGGATAATGGTCAGGGCGAACCTCAGTGA
- the catA gene encoding type A chloramphenicol O-acetyltransferase yields the protein MKKTIPEYTPVDLSRWARKEHFEVFQSFAQSTFNQTVQIDITALLKDIKELGWKFYPTMISLLSKIVNNHSEFRMAMKNNELVIWNEIHPSYTIFHNETETFSSLWSHFDGNIDHFQNVYSEDVARYGNTLSYWPKEESRENVFFVSAIPWSSFTSFNINVANMQNFFAPMFTMGKYVNQGGKVLLPLAVQVHHSVCDGFHVARLFNELQAMCDDLRHHSGERQVQSKTHRA from the coding sequence ATGAAAAAAACAATCCCTGAATATACGCCTGTTGACTTATCACGTTGGGCCAGAAAAGAACATTTCGAGGTATTTCAGTCCTTTGCTCAATCTACATTTAATCAAACTGTTCAAATAGACATCACCGCATTGCTCAAGGATATAAAAGAACTGGGCTGGAAATTTTATCCGACGATGATTTCCCTCCTTTCTAAAATCGTCAACAACCATTCGGAATTCCGTATGGCCATGAAGAACAATGAACTTGTCATATGGAATGAAATTCATCCAAGCTATACCATTTTCCATAATGAAACGGAGACCTTTTCTTCTTTATGGAGTCACTTCGATGGCAATATTGACCATTTCCAGAACGTTTATTCGGAAGATGTTGCTCGCTATGGTAATACCCTTTCTTATTGGCCGAAGGAAGAGTCGCGGGAAAATGTATTTTTCGTGTCGGCGATCCCCTGGTCAAGTTTTACCAGTTTTAATATCAACGTAGCCAATATGCAGAACTTTTTTGCCCCCATGTTCACTATGGGGAAATACGTCAACCAGGGTGGAAAAGTATTGTTGCCCCTCGCCGTGCAGGTCCATCATTCCGTGTGCGATGGTTTCCATGTGGCAAGATTGTTCAATGAGTTACAGGCGATGTGTGATGACTTACGGCATCACTCCGGCGAACGACAGGTGCAGAGCAAAACGCACCGCGCTTAG
- a CDS encoding YnfC family lipoprotein, giving the protein MIGNTLPDSVNDVKNYAAITLLAATLVGCDNPSAPLSFTPEMASFSNEFDFDPLRGPVKDFTQTLFNDKGEVSKRVTGTMSTEGCFDTLELHDLEANTGVALVLDANYYLDAETQQRKVKLQGKCQLAELPSAGVTWDTDDNGFVVAAHGKEMEVKYRYDADGYPLGKTTVSGDQHLSVQSTPSKDLRKRMDYSAVSMLNDKPLGNVNQSCDYDRHNNPVSCDLTITDNSVKPAVEHKYTIKNSIEYY; this is encoded by the coding sequence ATGATCGGGAATACTCTCCCTGATTCGGTAAATGATGTGAAGAACTACGCAGCGATAACGCTACTGGCAGCAACACTGGTGGGGTGCGACAACCCTTCCGCGCCGCTGTCGTTTACGCCCGAGATGGCGAGCTTCTCCAATGAATTTGATTTTGACCCTCTGCGCGGCCCGGTAAAAGACTTCACCCAGACACTGTTCAATGACAAAGGTGAAGTCTCCAAACGGGTAACCGGTACGATGTCGACGGAAGGGTGTTTCGATACCCTCGAACTGCACGACCTCGAGGCCAATACCGGCGTGGCGCTGGTACTGGATGCTAATTACTACCTTGATGCGGAAACCCAGCAGCGAAAAGTGAAACTGCAGGGGAAATGCCAGCTGGCCGAATTACCGTCGGCGGGCGTAACGTGGGATACCGACGATAACGGGTTTGTGGTGGCGGCGCACGGCAAAGAGATGGAAGTGAAGTACCGCTATGATGCGGATGGCTATCCGCTGGGGAAAACCACCGTCTCCGGGGACCAGCATTTATCCGTCCAGTCGACGCCGTCTAAAGATCTTCGCAAAAGAATGGATTACTCCGCCGTGAGCATGCTGAATGACAAGCCGCTGGGCAACGTCAATCAGAGCTGTGATTACGATCGACACAATAATCCGGTGAGTTGCGATCTGACGATCACCGACAACAGCGTGAAGCCCGCCGTTGAGCACAAGTACACCATTAAGAACAGTATTGAATACTACTGA
- the speG gene encoding spermidine N1-acetyltransferase produces MSVQCDVKLRPLEREDLRFVHQLDNNASVMRYWFEEPYEAFVELSDLYDKHIHDQSERRFVVECEGEKAGLVELVEINHVHRRAEFQIIISPEHQGKGLATRAAKLAMDYGFNVLNLYKLYLIVDKENEKAIHIYRKLGFMVEGELVHEFFINGEYRNTIRMCIFQHQHLAGHKPSGASLLKPTAQ; encoded by the coding sequence ATGTCAGTGCAGTGTGACGTTAAGCTCCGCCCGCTGGAGCGTGAAGACCTGCGCTTCGTCCACCAACTCGACAATAACGCCAGCGTGATGCGCTACTGGTTCGAAGAGCCTTACGAGGCGTTTGTTGAGCTGTCGGATCTCTACGATAAGCACATTCACGATCAGAGCGAACGCCGTTTTGTCGTGGAGTGTGAAGGTGAAAAAGCCGGTCTGGTGGAACTGGTTGAGATCAACCACGTTCATCGTCGGGCAGAATTCCAGATTATCATTTCACCTGAGCATCAGGGGAAAGGTCTTGCCACGCGGGCGGCGAAGCTGGCGATGGATTACGGATTCAACGTCCTGAATCTCTACAAGCTTTATCTCATCGTGGATAAAGAGAACGAGAAAGCAATCCATATCTACCGCAAGCTGGGCTTTATGGTGGAAGGCGAACTGGTTCACGAGTTCTTTATCAACGGTGAATACCGCAACACCATTCGCATGTGCATCTTCCAGCATCAGCACCTGGCCGGACACAAACCGTCAGGCGCCAGCCTGCTGAAACCCACCGCGCAGTAA
- a CDS encoding DUF1283 family protein: MTTLSKRLCLTALLALSSFAFAASATAETSKLIIESGDSAQSRQNAAMDKEQWNDTRSLRQKVNKRVEKEWDKEDVAFDARDKCQQSANVNAYWEPNTLRCLDRRTGRTVAP, translated from the coding sequence ATGACTACATTAAGCAAACGCCTTTGTCTGACAGCCCTGCTGGCGCTGTCATCGTTCGCCTTTGCCGCCTCTGCCACCGCCGAAACCAGCAAACTCATTATTGAGTCTGGTGACAGCGCGCAAAGCCGTCAGAACGCCGCCATGGACAAAGAACAATGGAATGACACCCGTAGCCTTCGTCAGAAGGTGAACAAACGTGTTGAAAAAGAGTGGGACAAAGAAGATGTCGCTTTCGACGCGCGCGATAAGTGTCAGCAAAGTGCCAACGTTAACGCCTACTGGGAGCCAAATACCCTGCGCTGCCTGGATCGTCGTACTGGCCGCACGGTCGCGCCATAA
- a CDS encoding YnfA family protein, producing the protein MLKTTLLFFATALCEIIGCFLPWLWLKKGATIFLLIPAGIALALFVWLLTLHPAASGRVYAAYGGVYVCTALLWLRVVDGVKLSAYDWAGALVALCGMLIIVAGWGRA; encoded by the coding sequence ATGCTCAAAACCACTCTGCTTTTTTTTGCCACCGCGCTGTGTGAAATCATCGGCTGCTTCCTTCCGTGGCTCTGGCTGAAGAAGGGGGCAACCATCTTCCTGCTGATCCCGGCGGGCATTGCGCTGGCCCTGTTTGTCTGGCTGTTGACGCTGCACCCGGCGGCCAGCGGGCGCGTCTACGCCGCTTATGGCGGGGTTTATGTCTGTACCGCGCTGCTGTGGTTACGCGTGGTGGATGGTGTGAAGCTCAGCGCGTATGACTGGGCCGGGGCGCTGGTTGCGCTGTGCGGCATGTTGATTATTGTTGCCGGATGGGGGCGCGCCTGA
- the rspA gene encoding starvation-sensing protein RspA: MKIVGAEVFVTCPGRNFVTLKITTDEGIVGLGDATLNGRELSVASYLKDHLCPQLIGRDAHRIEDIWQFFYKGAYWRRGPVTMSAISAVDMALWDIKAKAANMPLYQLLGGASREGVMVYCHTTGHSIDDVLEDYARHKEMGFKAIRVQCGVPGMKTTYGMSKGKGLAYEPATKGDWPEEQLWSTEKYLDFTPKLFDAVRSKFGFNEHLLHDMHHRLTPIEAARFGKSIEAFRMFWMEDPTPAENQACFRLIRQHTVTPIAVGEVFNSIWDCKQLIEEQLIDYIRTTITHAGGITGMRRIADFASLYQVRTGSHGPSDLSPVCHAAALHFDLWVPNFGVQEYMGYSEQMLEVFPHSWRFDNGYMHPGDKPGLGIEFDEKLAAKYPYDPAYLPVARLEDGTLWNW, translated from the coding sequence ATGAAGATTGTCGGGGCTGAAGTCTTTGTTACCTGCCCGGGGCGTAACTTTGTCACCCTTAAAATTACCACCGACGAGGGCATCGTCGGCCTGGGTGATGCCACCCTCAATGGACGTGAACTTTCAGTGGCCTCTTATCTGAAAGATCACCTTTGCCCGCAGTTGATCGGCCGTGATGCGCACCGCATTGAGGATATCTGGCAGTTCTTCTATAAAGGCGCCTACTGGCGTCGTGGTCCGGTCACCATGTCGGCCATTTCCGCCGTGGATATGGCACTGTGGGATATCAAAGCCAAAGCGGCCAATATGCCGCTCTATCAGCTGCTGGGCGGCGCATCCCGGGAAGGGGTGATGGTCTATTGTCATACCACCGGACACTCCATTGATGACGTGCTGGAAGATTACGCCCGGCATAAAGAGATGGGCTTTAAGGCGATCCGCGTCCAGTGCGGCGTGCCGGGTATGAAAACCACCTATGGCATGTCGAAAGGTAAAGGGCTGGCCTACGAGCCCGCCACTAAAGGTGACTGGCCGGAAGAGCAGCTCTGGTCCACCGAAAAATACCTCGATTTCACACCGAAGCTGTTCGATGCGGTGCGCAGTAAATTTGGCTTTAATGAGCATCTTTTGCACGACATGCACCACCGTTTGACCCCGATTGAGGCGGCGCGATTCGGTAAGAGCATTGAAGCATTCCGTATGTTCTGGATGGAAGATCCTACGCCTGCGGAAAACCAGGCCTGCTTCCGTCTGATCCGTCAGCACACGGTCACGCCGATTGCGGTTGGAGAAGTGTTTAACAGCATCTGGGACTGCAAGCAGCTTATTGAAGAGCAGCTTATCGACTATATCCGCACCACCATTACCCACGCGGGCGGCATCACCGGCATGCGGCGCATCGCGGACTTCGCCTCGCTTTATCAGGTGCGTACCGGCTCACATGGACCGTCGGATCTGTCGCCTGTTTGCCACGCCGCCGCGCTGCATTTTGACCTGTGGGTGCCAAACTTTGGTGTACAGGAATATATGGGTTACTCCGAACAGATGCTGGAGGTCTTCCCGCACAGCTGGCGCTTTGATAATGGCTATATGCATCCGGGCGACAAACCCGGGCTGGGCATTGAATTTGACGAAAAACTGGCGGCGAAATACCCGTACGATCCTGCCTATCTTCCGGTTGCCCGTCTCGAAGATGGCACGTTGTGGAACTGGTAA
- a CDS encoding Zn-dependent oxidoreductase, protein MKSVVIQQPNALVIEDRPLPEPAAGEVRVNVKLAGICGSDSHIYRGHNPFARYPRVIGHEFFGEIDAVGEGVDPARVGERISVDPVISCGHCYPCSVGKPNVCTSLVVLGVHRDGGFSEYAVVPAKNAWVVPDAIPDKHAVMIEPFTIAANVTGHAQPTGQDIALIYGAGPMGLVTLQALKGVYKVKQVIVVDRINERLAMAQRSGADWVFNNAELSLQAALEEKGIKPTLIIDAACHPTILQEAITIASPAARIVLMGFSSDPSQIVQQGITGKELAIFSSRLNANKFPVVIDWLEKGLIDPDKLITHTFDYHHVTDAIERFEKDQRQCCKVLLTFGQ, encoded by the coding sequence ATGAAAAGCGTAGTGATTCAACAACCCAATGCACTGGTGATTGAAGATCGTCCACTTCCGGAACCCGCGGCAGGTGAAGTGCGCGTCAACGTCAAACTGGCCGGTATTTGCGGTTCAGACAGCCATATTTACCGCGGGCATAATCCGTTTGCCCGATACCCGCGCGTGATTGGCCATGAATTTTTTGGTGAGATTGATGCCGTTGGTGAGGGTGTTGACCCGGCCCGCGTGGGCGAGCGCATCTCGGTTGACCCGGTGATCAGCTGCGGACACTGCTATCCGTGCTCCGTGGGCAAACCCAATGTCTGTACCTCTCTGGTGGTGCTGGGCGTTCATCGCGACGGAGGCTTTAGTGAGTATGCCGTCGTACCGGCAAAAAATGCCTGGGTTGTTCCGGATGCTATTCCTGATAAACACGCGGTAATGATCGAGCCGTTCACGATTGCCGCTAACGTGACGGGCCACGCACAACCCACCGGGCAGGATATCGCCCTGATCTACGGCGCAGGCCCCATGGGGCTTGTCACCCTCCAGGCGCTGAAAGGTGTCTATAAGGTGAAGCAGGTTATCGTTGTGGATCGGATCAATGAACGGCTGGCGATGGCGCAACGCAGCGGCGCGGACTGGGTGTTCAACAACGCGGAGCTGTCGTTACAGGCGGCGCTGGAAGAAAAAGGGATCAAACCGACGCTTATTATTGACGCAGCCTGTCATCCGACAATTTTACAGGAAGCCATCACCATTGCCTCTCCGGCGGCACGCATCGTGCTGATGGGGTTTTCCAGCGACCCAAGCCAGATTGTTCAGCAGGGGATCACCGGAAAAGAGCTGGCGATATTCTCATCACGGCTGAATGCCAACAAATTCCCCGTCGTCATCGACTGGCTGGAAAAGGGGTTGATCGACCCGGACAAACTGATCACCCACACTTTTGACTATCACCACGTAACAGACGCCATCGAACGGTTTGAAAAAGATCAGCGGCAGTGCTGCAAAGTCTTACTCACGTTCGGGCAATAA
- a CDS encoding MFS transporter: MTQTQPQRTTSDLVKAAVSGWLGTALEFMDFQLYSLGAALVFHEIFFPEQSAAMALILAMGTYGAGYIARIVGAFIFGRMGDSIGRKKVLFITITMMGICTTLIGVLPTYAQIGIFAPVLLVTLRIIQGLGAGAEISGAGTMLAEYAPKGKRGIISSLVAMGTNCGTLSATAIWAIMFFALDREQLVAWGWRVPFLASVVVMIFAIWLRMNLKESPVFEKVNEAETTAPVTKHDLSFAAMVKSKSFWLATGLRFGQAGNSGLIQTFLAGYLVQTLLFDKAIPTDALMISSILGFISIPLLGWLSDKVGRRLPYILLNISAIILAYPMLSIIVDKSYAPGVIMLSIIVIHNFAVLGLFALENITMAEMFGSRNRFTRMAISKEAGGLVAVGFGPVLAGIFCNMTGSWWPIVSMMIAYSVIGLIAAICMPEVCDRDLSVAEDAAEGPARDSVGYGAVSSRR, from the coding sequence ATGACGCAAACACAACCACAAAGAACGACTTCAGATCTGGTGAAAGCCGCCGTTTCCGGCTGGCTGGGTACCGCACTGGAGTTTATGGATTTCCAGCTCTATTCGCTGGGGGCCGCACTGGTATTCCATGAGATCTTCTTCCCGGAACAATCGGCCGCAATGGCGCTGATTCTGGCGATGGGGACGTACGGCGCAGGCTATATCGCGCGCATTGTCGGCGCCTTTATCTTCGGGCGAATGGGCGACAGCATTGGCCGTAAAAAGGTGCTGTTTATCACCATTACTATGATGGGGATCTGCACGACCCTGATCGGGGTCTTGCCGACCTACGCGCAGATTGGGATTTTCGCGCCCGTCCTGTTAGTGACGCTGCGTATCATCCAGGGGCTGGGAGCAGGGGCTGAAATCTCCGGCGCCGGCACCATGCTGGCGGAGTACGCCCCTAAAGGGAAACGCGGCATTATCTCCTCGCTGGTGGCGATGGGCACCAACTGCGGGACGCTAAGTGCAACGGCTATCTGGGCAATTATGTTCTTCGCCCTCGACCGCGAACAGTTGGTTGCCTGGGGCTGGCGTGTACCGTTTCTTGCAAGCGTGGTGGTAATGATCTTCGCCATCTGGCTGCGAATGAACCTCAAGGAGAGCCCGGTATTTGAAAAAGTGAACGAGGCTGAGACAACCGCACCGGTGACAAAACACGATTTATCATTTGCAGCGATGGTGAAGAGTAAGTCCTTCTGGCTGGCAACCGGGCTGCGTTTTGGTCAGGCGGGGAATTCGGGTCTGATCCAGACGTTTCTTGCCGGGTATCTGGTTCAGACGCTGCTGTTCGATAAAGCGATCCCCACCGATGCACTGATGATAAGCTCAATCCTCGGGTTTATCTCTATCCCGCTGTTGGGCTGGCTCTCCGATAAAGTAGGGCGTCGTCTGCCGTACATTCTGCTCAATATCTCCGCCATTATTCTGGCGTACCCGATGCTGTCGATTATCGTTGATAAGAGCTATGCGCCGGGCGTGATCATGCTTTCCATCATCGTTATCCATAATTTCGCCGTACTGGGACTGTTCGCCCTGGAAAACATCACGATGGCGGAGATGTTTGGCTCGCGTAACCGCTTTACCCGGATGGCTATCTCAAAAGAGGCGGGCGGGCTGGTGGCGGTAGGCTTTGGGCCAGTGCTCGCCGGGATCTTCTGCAATATGACCGGTTCCTGGTGGCCAATTGTCTCCATGATGATCGCTTACTCCGTGATTGGGCTGATCGCCGCCATCTGCATGCCAGAGGTCTGCGATCGTGATTTGAGCGTGGCGGAAGATGCGGCGGAGGGGCCGGCACGTGATTCCGTCGGCTATGGGGCGGTTTCATCGCGGCGGTAA
- a CDS encoding mannitol dehydrogenase family protein — protein MENRLLQAKATLPQYDRDRLKARIVHLGFGAFHRAHQAVYADILAVEHNSDWGYCEVNLIGGEQQIADLNAQDHLYTVAEMSADAWTSRVVGVVRNALHAQVDGLERVLTALCEPQVAIVSLTITEKGYCHSPATGKLMLDHPLIAADLQNPHQPKSAPGVVVEALARRKAAGLPAFSVMSCDNMPENGHVMRNVTCAYARAVDGELADWIESSVTFPSTMVDRIVPAVTPETLDKIEQLTGVRDPAGVACEPFRQWVIEDNFVAGRPQWEKAGAELVSDVIPFEEMKLRMLNGSHSFLAYLGYLAGYPHINDCMEDAHYRTAAHALMLNEQAPTLKVKGVDLGHYADLLIARYSNPALRHRTWQIAMDGSQKLPQRMLDSVRWHLVHQKSFPLLALGIAGWMRYVGGVDEQGNAIDVSDPQLAVIQAAVKGSAEGEDRVKALLGIEAIFGKELPHETVFVDAVMRAYQTLLQKGAKATVAEYAANG, from the coding sequence ATGGAAAACCGGTTATTACAGGCGAAAGCGACGCTTCCTCAGTACGATCGCGATCGCCTCAAGGCACGCATTGTTCATTTAGGGTTTGGCGCATTTCACCGTGCGCATCAGGCGGTGTACGCCGACATTCTCGCCGTGGAGCACAACAGCGACTGGGGTTACTGTGAGGTAAACCTGATTGGCGGTGAACAGCAGATTGCCGATCTGAACGCACAGGATCATCTCTACACCGTGGCGGAAATGTCTGCCGATGCGTGGACATCGCGGGTGGTGGGCGTGGTCAGGAACGCACTGCATGCACAGGTTGACGGGCTGGAACGCGTGCTGACCGCACTGTGTGAGCCGCAGGTGGCGATTGTCTCGCTCACTATTACTGAAAAGGGATATTGCCACTCGCCGGCGACCGGGAAACTGATGCTCGATCACCCGTTAATCGCCGCCGACCTGCAAAACCCGCATCAGCCGAAATCTGCGCCGGGTGTGGTCGTGGAAGCACTCGCGCGACGCAAAGCTGCCGGGCTGCCCGCGTTTAGCGTCATGTCCTGTGACAATATGCCGGAGAACGGTCACGTCATGCGTAATGTGACCTGCGCTTATGCCCGCGCGGTTGACGGCGAGCTGGCAGACTGGATTGAATCCAGCGTCACTTTCCCGTCCACCATGGTGGATCGCATTGTTCCCGCGGTTACACCGGAGACGCTGGATAAAATTGAACAGCTGACCGGCGTTCGTGACCCGGCAGGCGTGGCGTGCGAACCGTTCCGTCAGTGGGTGATTGAGGACAACTTTGTCGCAGGCCGTCCGCAGTGGGAAAAGGCCGGGGCGGAGCTGGTTTCAGACGTCATTCCGTTTGAAGAGATGAAGCTGCGCATGCTTAACGGCAGTCACTCTTTCCTCGCGTATCTTGGTTATCTGGCGGGGTACCCGCATATCAACGATTGCATGGAAGACGCGCACTACCGTACTGCCGCCCATGCGCTGATGCTGAACGAGCAGGCGCCGACCTTAAAAGTGAAAGGCGTTGATTTAGGCCACTATGCTGACCTGTTGATTGCCCGCTACAGCAACCCGGCGTTACGTCACCGTACCTGGCAAATCGCGATGGACGGCAGCCAGAAGCTCCCGCAGCGTATGCTCGATTCCGTGCGCTGGCATCTGGTGCATCAAAAAAGCTTCCCGCTGTTGGCATTAGGCATTGCAGGCTGGATGCGGTATGTCGGTGGTGTCGATGAGCAGGGCAACGCTATCGACGTGAGCGACCCGCAGCTGGCGGTCATTCAGGCGGCGGTGAAGGGAAGTGCTGAGGGCGAAGACCGGGTGAAGGCGCTGCTGGGCATTGAGGCCATTTTTGGCAAAGAACTCCCGCATGAAACCGTCTTTGTGGATGCGGTAATGCGTGCTTACCAGACGTTACTGCAAAAAGGTGCAAAAGCCACGGTCGCAGAGTACGCGGCGAACGGCTAA
- the ydfZ gene encoding putative selenium delivery protein YdfZ codes for MMTYDRNRNAITTGSRVMINGTGHTGVIKAIHSEGLDAAQVRRSKTVEVEGCEGKFEPIELIRLGMH; via the coding sequence ATGATGACATACGACCGTAACCGTAACGCAATTACCACCGGCAGCCGTGTAATGATCAATGGCACAGGACACACCGGCGTGATTAAAGCGATCCACAGCGAAGGGCTGGATGCCGCGCAGGTGCGTCGCAGCAAAACGGTAGAAGTGGAAGGTTGCGAAGGTAAGTTCGAACCGATTGAACTGATTCGCCTGGGTATGCACTGA
- a CDS encoding universal stress protein, whose protein sequence is MYKKILMPVDVFEMELSDKAVRHAANLAKAEGASITLVNILPNSSRSLLRGFNADIKKFEAFMTAESGKKMNELKRLFDLPGENIHSLVCFGNVRDEIIKLSKEGEYDVIVIGSKNPRISTHLLGSNAESILRYASIPVLVVR, encoded by the coding sequence ATGTATAAGAAGATTTTAATGCCTGTTGATGTATTTGAAATGGAATTGAGCGACAAAGCGGTTCGCCACGCGGCTAACCTTGCAAAGGCGGAAGGCGCGTCGATTACGCTGGTGAACATTCTCCCCAACAGCAGCCGCTCGTTGCTGCGCGGATTCAACGCCGATATCAAAAAGTTTGAAGCGTTTATGACCGCTGAATCCGGGAAGAAAATGAACGAGCTAAAAAGGCTGTTTGATCTCCCCGGGGAGAATATCCACAGCCTGGTCTGCTTTGGCAACGTGCGTGACGAAATTATCAAACTGAGCAAAGAAGGGGAATATGACGTGATCGTCATCGGGTCGAAAAACCCGCGCATCAGCACCCATCTGCTCGGTTCAAATGCGGAATCTATCCTGCGCTATGCGAGTATTCCGGTGCTGGTGGTTCGCTAA
- a CDS encoding GntR family transcriptional regulator, protein MAAESQLNPTQPVNQQIYRILRRDIVHCLIPPGTPLSEKEVSVRFDVSRQPVREAFIKLAENGLIQIRPQRGSYVNKISLSQVRNGCFVRQAIECAVARRAASLIDDNQCYLLEQNLHQQRIAIDRKQLNDFFQLDDEFHQKLAQIADCQLAWDTIENIKATIDRVRYMSLDHVSPPEMLLRQHHDIFSALEKRDQDGVEKAMTLHLQEISESVQLIRQENSDWFSEE, encoded by the coding sequence ATGGCCGCTGAATCGCAACTCAATCCTACCCAGCCCGTAAATCAGCAAATCTATCGCATTTTGCGACGTGATATTGTCCATTGCCTGATCCCACCCGGAACGCCGCTCTCTGAAAAAGAGGTGTCCGTGCGGTTTGACGTGTCCCGCCAGCCCGTGCGTGAGGCGTTTATCAAGCTTGCAGAAAACGGTCTGATTCAGATCCGCCCGCAGCGCGGCAGCTATGTGAACAAAATCTCGCTCTCCCAGGTGCGTAACGGCTGTTTTGTCCGTCAGGCCATTGAGTGCGCGGTGGCGCGCCGTGCCGCATCCTTGATTGATGACAACCAGTGCTACCTGCTGGAGCAAAACCTGCATCAGCAGCGTATTGCGATTGACCGCAAACAGCTCAACGACTTCTTCCAGCTTGATGACGAGTTTCACCAGAAGCTGGCGCAAATTGCGGACTGTCAACTGGCCTGGGACACGATTGAAAACATCAAAGCCACCATCGACCGCGTGCGCTATATGAGCCTCGACCACGTCTCACCACCGGAAATGTTGCTACGACAGCATCATGATATTTTCAGTGCGCTGGAAAAACGCGATCAGGACGGTGTAGAAAAAGCGATGACGCTGCACCTGCAGGAAATCAGCGAATCCGTACAGTTAATTCGTCAGGAAAACAGCGACTGGTTTAGCGAAGAGTAA
- the ydfG gene encoding bifunctional NADP-dependent 3-hydroxy acid dehydrogenase/3-hydroxypropionate dehydrogenase YdfG, which produces MIILVTGATAGFGESITRRFVANGHKVIATGRRQERLQELKDELGDSILTAQLDVRNRAAIEEMIANLPAEWRAIDLLVNNAGLALGMEPAHKASVEDWENMIDTNNKGLVYMTRAVLPGMVERNRGHIINIGSTAGSWPYAGGNVYGATKAFVRQFSLNLRTDLHGTAIRVTDIEPGLVGGTEFSNVRFKGDDAKADKTYENANALTPEDVTEAVWWVATLPKHVNINTVEMMPVSQSFGGLSVHRG; this is translated from the coding sequence ATGATTATTTTAGTTACCGGGGCAACGGCAGGTTTTGGTGAAAGCATCACGCGTCGCTTCGTCGCCAACGGGCATAAGGTGATTGCGACGGGTCGTCGTCAGGAGCGTCTGCAGGAGCTGAAAGATGAGCTGGGTGACAGCATCCTGACCGCGCAGCTTGATGTCCGTAACCGTGCCGCCATCGAAGAGATGATTGCTAACCTGCCGGCCGAATGGCGTGCCATTGACCTGCTGGTCAACAATGCCGGTCTGGCGCTCGGTATGGAGCCTGCCCACAAAGCCAGCGTCGAAGACTGGGAAAACATGATCGACACGAACAACAAAGGGCTGGTGTACATGACCCGCGCCGTGCTGCCAGGCATGGTTGAGCGCAATCGCGGCCACATTATTAACATCGGTTCGACCGCAGGAAGCTGGCCTTATGCGGGCGGTAATGTTTATGGCGCGACCAAAGCCTTCGTGCGTCAGTTCAGCCTTAACCTGCGTACCGATCTGCACGGCACCGCCATTCGCGTGACCGATATTGAGCCGGGCCTGGTAGGCGGAACCGAATTTTCTAACGTCCGGTTTAAAGGTGATGACGCGAAAGCAGACAAAACCTACGAGAATGCGAACGCCCTGACGCCGGAAGATGTCACCGAAGCGGTCTGGTGGGTGGCAACGCTGCCAAAACACGTCAACATTAACACGGTAGAAATGATGCCAGTCAGCCAGAGTTTTGGCGGACTTAGCGTCCATCGTGGCTAA